A genomic stretch from Ictalurus punctatus breed USDA103 chromosome 2, Coco_2.0, whole genome shotgun sequence includes:
- the mvp gene encoding major vault protein isoform X1 produces the protein MQISSCQCRVQTRRRGLFMISCHENKSGAFSSTPKVVHTAYRKSVNKPRPCPDIDTPTTFGFFKGVVSPGTRTLKSQQSHSRLTESIMSKRPAGSHMEHNDLTDASIIRIPPHHYIHVLDQNTNIARVEVGPLTYIRQDNERVLFSPTRMTMVPPRHYCVILNPVARDDEGHVQFDTAGQAKLRHADLEIRLTQDPFPLYPGEEIQKEVTPLQIVYPDTALRLQALLDFEEESGEKRVAGDEWLFEGPGTYIPRKEVAVLEIIKATVIREHQAIRLRARKEGVDRSGTRRVTGEEWQVSKVGAYLPGAHEEVIDIVNAFILTDKRALHVRALRPFRDAGGRDRRTGEEWLVTVADREAHIPSVAEEVVGVVDVTTLNSREYCVILDPVGPDGKPQLGQKRVVKGERSFFLRPGEHLENGIQDVYVLSEEEGLVLRAVEAFNDTEAQEEDEEEEEEEEQAKKTSVQRRPGDRWMLRGPIEYVPPVTVEVMLRRQAIPLDENEGIYVRDIKTGKVRAVIGHTYMLTHDEELWEKELPPNVEKLLSTVRDPLADRSEHNQNAVAEPRDKTMVVSYRVPHNAAVQVYDYREKKARVVFGPDLVMLGPDEQFTVLSLSGEKPKRANVIKAICLLLGPDFCTDIITIETADHARLQLQLAYNWHFEVKNHSDPAQAAALFSVPDFVGDACKAIASRIRGAVASVQFDDFHKNSIRIICSAVFGFDEKLAVRSSLRFNQNGLVISSVDIQSVEPVDQRTRDALQKSVQLAIEITTNSQEATARHEAERLEQEARGKLERQKITDQAEAERARKELLELEALSAAVESTGAAKAEAQSRAEAARIQGEAAVQEAKLKVEALRIEAEAEMVRLAKAREQELLYKKELDHLEVEKQQKLVTIESQRFKQLVEAIGSETLTAMARAGPELQVKMLQALGLKSTLITDGSSPINLFTTANGLLGAMKAPE, from the exons ATGCAAATATCTAGCTGCCAGTGTAGAGTACAGACACGGAGGCGAGGGCTGTTTATG ATATCATGCCACGAAAACAAATCAGGAGCTTTTTCCTCAACACCCAAAGT AGTGCACACTGCTTACCGGAAGAGTGTGAATAAACCACGCCCATGTCCAGACATCGACACGCCCACAACATTCGGATTTTTTAAAGGGGTTGTCAGTCCAGGCACGCGCACTCTAAAGTCACAACAATCTCACAGCAGGCTCACGGAATCC ATCATGTCGAAGAGACCAGCAGGTAGTCACATGGAGCACAACGATCTGACTGATGCTTCGATCATCAGGATTCCTCCACACCACTACATCCATGTGTTGGATCAGAACACCAACATTGCTCGGGTTGAGGTTGGACCCCTCACCTACATCCGCCAGGATAATGAGAG GGTTCTCTTCTCCCCGACTCGTATGACCATGGTGCCCCCTCGCCATTACTGTGTGATTCTGAACCCGGTGGCTCGTGATGATGAGGGACATGTTCAGTTCGACACCGCAGGCCAGGCTAAACTCCGCCATGCAGACCTGGAGATCCGTCTGACCCAGGATCCTTTCCCGCTCTACCCCGGAGAAGAGATCCAGAAG gAAGTGACTCCACTGCAGATTGTGTATCCCGACACAGCCCTGAGGCTGCAGGCTCTTCTTGACTTTGAGGAGGAGAGCGGAGAGAAGAGAGTGGCTGGAGACGAGTGGCTGTTTGAAGGGCCAG GAACATACATCCCCAGGAAGGAGGTGGCCGTCCTGGAGATCATCAAAGCCACAGTGATTCGAGAACACCAGGCCATTCGCCTTCGAGCTCGCAAAGAGGGTGTGGACCGCAGTGGAACTCGCAGAGTTACTG GTGAGGAGTGGCAGGTCAGTAAAGTTGGAGCATACCTGCCTGGAGCACATGAGGAGGTCATCGATATTGTGAATGCGTTCATCCTCACTGATAAG CGTGCGCTGCATGTGCGTGCTCTGCGTCCATTCCGGGATGCGGGAGGACGAGACAGAAGGACAGGAGAGGAGTGGCTGGTGACCGTGGCGGACCGAGAAGCACACATCCCCTCTGTGGCTGAGGAGGTCGTCGGAGTAGTAGACGTGACCACGCTGAACAGTAGGGAATACTGTGTGATCCTGGACCCAGTCGGACCAGATGGAAAGCCCCAGCTCGGACAGAAGAGAGTGGTCAAG gGTGAACGCTCGTTCTTCCTACGGCCTGGCGAGCATCTGGAGAATGGCATACAGGATGTCTACGTGCTGTCTGAAGAGGAGGGACTGGTGCTGCGTGCCGTGGAGGCCTTCAATGACACGGAGGCG CAAGAagaagatgaggaggaagaggaggaagaggagcaggCCAAAAAGACTAGTGTGCAGAGACGCCCGGGAGACCGCTGGATGCTGCGTGGGCCAATCGAATATGTGCCACCTGTCACTGTAGAGGTCATGCTGCGACGCCAGGCCATTCCACTGGACGAGAATGAAGGAATATATGTGCGCGACATCAAGACCGGCAAG GTGCGGGCTGTGATTGGCCACACCTACATGCTGACGCATGATGAGGAGTTGTGGGAAAAGGAACTCCCTCCTAACGTGGAGAAGTTGCTGAGCACTGTGCGTGACCCACTGGCTGATCGCTCTGAACATAACCAGAACGCCGTTGCTGAGCCCAGGGACAAAACCATGGTGGTGTCCTACCGCGTTCCCCATAATGCTGCAGTACAGGTGTACGACTACAGGGAGAAGAAAGCCAG GGTGGTGTTTGGACCTGATTTGGTCATGCTGGGTCCTGATGAGCAGTTCACGGTTCTGTCTTTGTCTGGAGAGAAGCCCAAGCGAGCTAACGTCATTAAAGCCATCTGCCTGCTCCTCGGCCCCGACTTCTGCACTGACATCATCACCATAGAAACTGCCGACCATGCCCGTCTGCAGCTCCAGCTCGCCTACAACTG GCACTTTGAGGTAAAGAACCATTCAGACCCCGCACAAGCGGCAGCTCTCTTCTCAGTGCCTGATTTTGTGGGCGACGCCTGTAAAGCCATCGCCTCTAGGATCAGAGGAGCTGTGGCTTCCGTGCAGTTTGATGACTTCCACAAG AATTCAATCAGGATCATCTGCTCTGCTGTGTTCGGCTTTGACGAGAAGCTGGCGGTACGATCGAGTCTGCGCTTTAATCAGAACGGGCTGGTGATCAGTAGCGTGGACATTCAGTCAGTGGAGCCAGTGGACCAGCGTACGCGTGACGCCCTGCAGAAGAGCGTCCAGCTCGCCATTGAGATCACCACCAACTCCCAGGAGGCCACTGCTCG gcATGAAGCAGAGCGTCTGGAGCAGGAGGCACGGGGCAAACTGGAGAGGCAGAAGATCACAGACCAGGCAGAAGCTGAGAGAGCCAGGAAGGAGTTGCTAGAGCTGGAGGCGCTCAG tgctGCGGTAGAAAGTACAGGAGCAGCCAAGGCAGAGGCTCAGTCCAGGGCAGAGGCGGCACGTATCCAGGGTGAGGCTGCTGTGCAAGAGGCCAAACTCAAAGTTGAGGCCCTGAGAATAGAAGCG GAAGCTGAAATGGTGCGTCTGGCAAAAGCACGTGAGCAGGAGCTCCTTTATAAGAAGGAACTAGATCACCTTGAGGTGGAGAAGCAGCAGAAACTGGTTACAATCGAAAGCCAACGTTTCAAACAGCTGGTAGAGGCTATTGGCAGCGAGACTCTGACAGCAATGGCCAGAGCCGGACCAGAGCTACAG GTTAAAATGCTGCAAGCTCTGGGTCTTAAATCCACTCTGATCACAGATGGCTCTTCTCCCATTAATCTGTTCACTACCGCCAATGGGCTGCTGGGAGCAATGAAGGCCCCTGAGTAG
- the mvp gene encoding major vault protein isoform X2, producing the protein MQISSCQCRVQTRRRGLFMIMSKRPAGSHMEHNDLTDASIIRIPPHHYIHVLDQNTNIARVEVGPLTYIRQDNERVLFSPTRMTMVPPRHYCVILNPVARDDEGHVQFDTAGQAKLRHADLEIRLTQDPFPLYPGEEIQKEVTPLQIVYPDTALRLQALLDFEEESGEKRVAGDEWLFEGPGTYIPRKEVAVLEIIKATVIREHQAIRLRARKEGVDRSGTRRVTGEEWQVSKVGAYLPGAHEEVIDIVNAFILTDKRALHVRALRPFRDAGGRDRRTGEEWLVTVADREAHIPSVAEEVVGVVDVTTLNSREYCVILDPVGPDGKPQLGQKRVVKGERSFFLRPGEHLENGIQDVYVLSEEEGLVLRAVEAFNDTEAQEEDEEEEEEEEQAKKTSVQRRPGDRWMLRGPIEYVPPVTVEVMLRRQAIPLDENEGIYVRDIKTGKVRAVIGHTYMLTHDEELWEKELPPNVEKLLSTVRDPLADRSEHNQNAVAEPRDKTMVVSYRVPHNAAVQVYDYREKKARVVFGPDLVMLGPDEQFTVLSLSGEKPKRANVIKAICLLLGPDFCTDIITIETADHARLQLQLAYNWHFEVKNHSDPAQAAALFSVPDFVGDACKAIASRIRGAVASVQFDDFHKNSIRIICSAVFGFDEKLAVRSSLRFNQNGLVISSVDIQSVEPVDQRTRDALQKSVQLAIEITTNSQEATARHEAERLEQEARGKLERQKITDQAEAERARKELLELEALSAAVESTGAAKAEAQSRAEAARIQGEAAVQEAKLKVEALRIEAEAEMVRLAKAREQELLYKKELDHLEVEKQQKLVTIESQRFKQLVEAIGSETLTAMARAGPELQVKMLQALGLKSTLITDGSSPINLFTTANGLLGAMKAPE; encoded by the exons ATGCAAATATCTAGCTGCCAGTGTAGAGTACAGACACGGAGGCGAGGGCTGTTTATG ATCATGTCGAAGAGACCAGCAGGTAGTCACATGGAGCACAACGATCTGACTGATGCTTCGATCATCAGGATTCCTCCACACCACTACATCCATGTGTTGGATCAGAACACCAACATTGCTCGGGTTGAGGTTGGACCCCTCACCTACATCCGCCAGGATAATGAGAG GGTTCTCTTCTCCCCGACTCGTATGACCATGGTGCCCCCTCGCCATTACTGTGTGATTCTGAACCCGGTGGCTCGTGATGATGAGGGACATGTTCAGTTCGACACCGCAGGCCAGGCTAAACTCCGCCATGCAGACCTGGAGATCCGTCTGACCCAGGATCCTTTCCCGCTCTACCCCGGAGAAGAGATCCAGAAG gAAGTGACTCCACTGCAGATTGTGTATCCCGACACAGCCCTGAGGCTGCAGGCTCTTCTTGACTTTGAGGAGGAGAGCGGAGAGAAGAGAGTGGCTGGAGACGAGTGGCTGTTTGAAGGGCCAG GAACATACATCCCCAGGAAGGAGGTGGCCGTCCTGGAGATCATCAAAGCCACAGTGATTCGAGAACACCAGGCCATTCGCCTTCGAGCTCGCAAAGAGGGTGTGGACCGCAGTGGAACTCGCAGAGTTACTG GTGAGGAGTGGCAGGTCAGTAAAGTTGGAGCATACCTGCCTGGAGCACATGAGGAGGTCATCGATATTGTGAATGCGTTCATCCTCACTGATAAG CGTGCGCTGCATGTGCGTGCTCTGCGTCCATTCCGGGATGCGGGAGGACGAGACAGAAGGACAGGAGAGGAGTGGCTGGTGACCGTGGCGGACCGAGAAGCACACATCCCCTCTGTGGCTGAGGAGGTCGTCGGAGTAGTAGACGTGACCACGCTGAACAGTAGGGAATACTGTGTGATCCTGGACCCAGTCGGACCAGATGGAAAGCCCCAGCTCGGACAGAAGAGAGTGGTCAAG gGTGAACGCTCGTTCTTCCTACGGCCTGGCGAGCATCTGGAGAATGGCATACAGGATGTCTACGTGCTGTCTGAAGAGGAGGGACTGGTGCTGCGTGCCGTGGAGGCCTTCAATGACACGGAGGCG CAAGAagaagatgaggaggaagaggaggaagaggagcaggCCAAAAAGACTAGTGTGCAGAGACGCCCGGGAGACCGCTGGATGCTGCGTGGGCCAATCGAATATGTGCCACCTGTCACTGTAGAGGTCATGCTGCGACGCCAGGCCATTCCACTGGACGAGAATGAAGGAATATATGTGCGCGACATCAAGACCGGCAAG GTGCGGGCTGTGATTGGCCACACCTACATGCTGACGCATGATGAGGAGTTGTGGGAAAAGGAACTCCCTCCTAACGTGGAGAAGTTGCTGAGCACTGTGCGTGACCCACTGGCTGATCGCTCTGAACATAACCAGAACGCCGTTGCTGAGCCCAGGGACAAAACCATGGTGGTGTCCTACCGCGTTCCCCATAATGCTGCAGTACAGGTGTACGACTACAGGGAGAAGAAAGCCAG GGTGGTGTTTGGACCTGATTTGGTCATGCTGGGTCCTGATGAGCAGTTCACGGTTCTGTCTTTGTCTGGAGAGAAGCCCAAGCGAGCTAACGTCATTAAAGCCATCTGCCTGCTCCTCGGCCCCGACTTCTGCACTGACATCATCACCATAGAAACTGCCGACCATGCCCGTCTGCAGCTCCAGCTCGCCTACAACTG GCACTTTGAGGTAAAGAACCATTCAGACCCCGCACAAGCGGCAGCTCTCTTCTCAGTGCCTGATTTTGTGGGCGACGCCTGTAAAGCCATCGCCTCTAGGATCAGAGGAGCTGTGGCTTCCGTGCAGTTTGATGACTTCCACAAG AATTCAATCAGGATCATCTGCTCTGCTGTGTTCGGCTTTGACGAGAAGCTGGCGGTACGATCGAGTCTGCGCTTTAATCAGAACGGGCTGGTGATCAGTAGCGTGGACATTCAGTCAGTGGAGCCAGTGGACCAGCGTACGCGTGACGCCCTGCAGAAGAGCGTCCAGCTCGCCATTGAGATCACCACCAACTCCCAGGAGGCCACTGCTCG gcATGAAGCAGAGCGTCTGGAGCAGGAGGCACGGGGCAAACTGGAGAGGCAGAAGATCACAGACCAGGCAGAAGCTGAGAGAGCCAGGAAGGAGTTGCTAGAGCTGGAGGCGCTCAG tgctGCGGTAGAAAGTACAGGAGCAGCCAAGGCAGAGGCTCAGTCCAGGGCAGAGGCGGCACGTATCCAGGGTGAGGCTGCTGTGCAAGAGGCCAAACTCAAAGTTGAGGCCCTGAGAATAGAAGCG GAAGCTGAAATGGTGCGTCTGGCAAAAGCACGTGAGCAGGAGCTCCTTTATAAGAAGGAACTAGATCACCTTGAGGTGGAGAAGCAGCAGAAACTGGTTACAATCGAAAGCCAACGTTTCAAACAGCTGGTAGAGGCTATTGGCAGCGAGACTCTGACAGCAATGGCCAGAGCCGGACCAGAGCTACAG GTTAAAATGCTGCAAGCTCTGGGTCTTAAATCCACTCTGATCACAGATGGCTCTTCTCCCATTAATCTGTTCACTACCGCCAATGGGCTGCTGGGAGCAATGAAGGCCCCTGAGTAG
- the LOC108274494 gene encoding proline-rich transmembrane protein 2 has protein sequence MALNTDTNAPTAALSVGQEEEQQQNEQLTNQQPDDWSDQTPISSQPVKTEHQDPPTDSESTPAPESSVQLNGLSKDYLPVIDEKMETSNGVCSNAVEASPPTLSRSSPPRHHHAKSGHVHANGHARLGSRSGSMSHAGSPRPSLSRQPSAATESGGDGTKPNDYLIMAILACFCPLWPINIVGLTFSVMSRYSLQQGNVDGARRLGRNAKVLSIVSIVGGVIIIAATIVINWGLILKS, from the exons ATGGCTCTGAACACAGACACCAACGCACCAACTGCTGCTCTAAGTGTAGGGCAGGAAGAAGAGCAGCAACAAAATGAACAACTGACCAATCAACAACCAGATGACTGGTCTGACCAGACCCCCATATCCTCTCAGCCAGTGAAGACTGAGCATCAAGATCCACCCACTGACTCAGAGTCCACTCCTGCTCCAGAAAGCTCAGTCCAGTTGAACGGCCTGTCCAAAGACTACCTGCCAGTCATCGATGAAAAGATGGAAACAA GTAATGGAGTCTGCTCTAATGCTGTCGAGGCTTCTCCTCCTACCTTATCCCGTTCTTCTCCCCCTCGTCATCATCATGCTAAGTCTGGCCATGTTCATGCTAATGGCCATGCCCGCCTCGGCAGTCGCTCAGGTTCAATGAGCCATGCTGGGTCACCTCGGCCCTCGCTCAGCCGCCAGCCCAGTGCTGCCACAGAGAGTGGAGGAGATGGCACCAAGCCCAACGATTACCTTATAATGGCCATTCTTGCCTGCTTCTGCCCTCTCTGGCCTATCAACATCGTCGGCTTGACCTTCTCTGTTATG TCTCGGTACAGTCTGCAACAAGGAAACGTTGATGGAGCGCGGCGTCTTGGCCGCAACGCAAAGGTCCTCTCAATCGTCTCTATTGTGGGCGGAGTTATCATCATTGCTGCCACCATTGTCATCAACTGGGGAC TGATATTAAAGTCCTGA